In the Dehalococcoidia bacterium genome, one interval contains:
- the atpD gene encoding F0F1 ATP synthase subunit beta yields the protein MANGRVVQVMGTVVDCEFPADSLPGLFNAVTLNNSGEQLTLEVQQHVGNNWVRCLALGPTDGLQRGMAVADTGQPLAVPVGPGTLGRLFDVQGRALDNLGPVAGDKWPIHRKPPELKEQETTPKQLETGVKVLDLVTPFTRGGKIGAYGGAGVGKTVVITELIRNIAQEHGGYSVFAGVGERSREGNDLWNEMKGSGVLAKTALVFGQMNEPPGCRLRIALTGLTMAEYFRDVEGRDVLMFIDNIYRYILAGMEVSALLGRMPSAVGYQPTLGTEMGDLEERITTTKKGSITSFQAIYVPADDYTDPGIVTTFGHLDAVVALERSIADKGIYPAVDPLTSSSRILDPQIVGQEHYNVARGVQRVLQRYKELQDIIAILGFEELSEEDKLIVSRARKIEKFLSQPFFVAEQFTGRPGKFVPVVETVRSFKEILEGKHDDLPEQAFYMQGTIDDVVAAAAKMRG from the coding sequence ATGGCCAATGGAAGAGTAGTGCAAGTGATGGGAACAGTTGTTGACTGTGAATTCCCGGCAGATTCATTGCCCGGACTGTTCAATGCGGTTACCCTCAACAACAGTGGCGAACAGCTGACGCTTGAAGTCCAGCAGCATGTTGGAAACAACTGGGTTCGGTGCTTGGCTTTGGGCCCAACTGATGGGTTGCAGCGTGGAATGGCAGTTGCCGATACCGGACAACCCTTGGCGGTTCCGGTAGGGCCGGGCACGCTGGGGCGTCTCTTCGATGTGCAGGGGCGCGCCCTCGATAATCTGGGGCCGGTCGCAGGGGACAAATGGCCCATCCATCGCAAGCCGCCGGAGCTGAAGGAGCAGGAAACCACGCCCAAGCAATTGGAGACGGGTGTAAAGGTTCTTGATCTGGTTACCCCGTTCACCCGAGGCGGTAAGATCGGCGCTTATGGTGGTGCAGGTGTGGGTAAGACAGTGGTGATCACGGAGCTTATCCGCAATATCGCCCAGGAGCACGGTGGTTACTCGGTGTTTGCCGGCGTGGGCGAGAGGTCTCGTGAAGGGAACGACCTCTGGAACGAAATGAAGGGATCAGGAGTGCTCGCTAAGACTGCTCTGGTATTCGGGCAGATGAACGAGCCGCCCGGCTGTCGGTTGAGAATCGCCCTCACCGGGTTGACCATGGCGGAATATTTCCGTGATGTGGAAGGCCGTGACGTGCTGATGTTCATCGATAATATCTACCGATACATCTTGGCTGGTATGGAGGTTTCCGCACTATTAGGTCGAATGCCTTCGGCAGTGGGATATCAGCCGACTCTGGGCACCGAGATGGGTGACCTGGAAGAGCGAATTACCACCACCAAGAAAGGGTCCATTACGTCATTCCAGGCCATTTATGTTCCTGCTGACGATTATACTGATCCGGGTATCGTGACCACATTCGGACACCTGGACGCGGTTGTTGCCCTCGAGCGATCTATCGCTGATAAAGGTATCTATCCCGCTGTGGATCCGCTGACTTCTAGTTCGCGAATTCTGGACCCACAGATCGTGGGACAGGAACACTACAATGTGGCCCGTGGCGTGCAGCGGGTGCTGCAACGCTATAAGGAACTGCAGGATATCATCGCGATTCTCGGTTTTGAGGAACTCTCAGAGGAAGATAAGCTCATCGTTTCCAGAGCACGCAAGATCGAGAAATTCCTCTCGCAGCCGTTCTTTGTGGCCGAGCAATTTACCGGCAGGCCGGGTAAATTTGTGCCGGTCGTTGAGACCGTGAGGAGTTTCAAGGAGATACTGGAAGGCAAGCATGATGACCTGCCGGAGCAGGCGTTCTACATGCAGGGCACTATTGATGATGTGGTGGCGGCAGCGGCCAAGATGCGCGGATAA
- the atpG gene encoding ATP synthase F1 subunit gamma, with product MANIREIKKRITSVKNTAKITKAMEMVAASKMRKAQDRAIQSRPYEEKLMQVLGDLAAQPKVGDWVHPLLLARPVKKIAIIEMTSNKGLCGGLNANVNKLVGNFILSQSLPVQLVTVGKKGRDFMSRAGREIRAEFVTISDRPYLDEALPVARIAIDDYINGVVDQVFLAYPKFRSTAIQQPVMEQLLPIEPASIPESKNVEYIYEPSPKEVLMSLLPRYVEMEIYHALLETIASEHSSRMVAMRNATDAAEEMVDSLTLKYNKARQEQITTELLDITAGAVAVSK from the coding sequence ATGGCTAATATTCGCGAAATAAAGAAGCGCATCACCAGCGTCAAAAATACTGCTAAGATCACCAAAGCAATGGAGATGGTGGCAGCATCGAAGATGCGGAAAGCTCAGGACCGAGCGATTCAGTCGCGGCCGTATGAAGAGAAGCTGATGCAGGTCCTGGGGGACCTCGCTGCCCAACCGAAGGTCGGCGATTGGGTTCACCCGTTATTATTGGCGCGGCCGGTCAAGAAGATCGCCATCATTGAAATGACGTCCAATAAGGGCCTGTGCGGTGGGCTGAATGCCAATGTGAACAAGCTCGTAGGCAACTTCATATTGAGCCAGAGTTTGCCGGTGCAGCTTGTCACGGTAGGCAAGAAGGGCAGGGACTTTATGTCGCGAGCAGGGAGGGAGATTCGAGCCGAGTTCGTCACCATAAGCGACCGTCCCTATCTGGATGAGGCCCTTCCGGTGGCGCGAATTGCGATCGATGATTATATCAATGGTGTCGTGGATCAGGTTTTTCTGGCATACCCTAAATTCCGCTCCACAGCGATACAGCAGCCGGTGATGGAGCAGTTACTGCCCATTGAGCCGGCCAGCATACCTGAAAGCAAGAACGTAGAGTATATCTACGAACCCAGCCCGAAGGAAGTCTTAATGAGTCTTTTGCCGCGATATGTGGAGATGGAGATTTATCATGCGTTGCTGGAGACCATTGCCAGCGAGCATTCGTCGCGGATGGTTGCAATGCGCAATGCCACCGATGCTGCGGAGGAAATGGTTGATAGCCTGACGCTCAAATACAATAAGGCGCGCCAGGAGCAGATCACCACGGAGTTGCTCGATATTACAGCGGGTGCTGTAGCAGTTAGTAAGTAA